In Primulina huaijiensis isolate GDHJ02 unplaced genomic scaffold, ASM1229523v2 scaffold40277, whole genome shotgun sequence, one genomic interval encodes:
- the LOC140969287 gene encoding protein FAF-like, chloroplastic, translating to MSMKQGIVTILGSDCEKNIAASIRRNLSADMSSKKWLEQNELFSPVKKMASSEEAVPLTPDHDSSSFSSEGEEECERINNNPGRDDVWRMILSHKEVQKPENLDVNWGTILTQKSESSVCNLPRPPYVHPLVKRSASAMSDKSLEICTESLGSETGSDGYSTCLNSEFLGDGDEVKEERTRVGKECTKEPNPFEDFHVVKYKSCPSRPIPPPLSSISGGDGVSLHIRSHRKKGRLVLEAVAVPPRKYFHAQRGDGRLVLSLINSPTSQLENEVGGNKVDEFEKVFVHMEEVDDNIKEAVARVDDDDNEEEDPEFFKEQNSKSLPNQIMSVDKSAVTMQNLTGLGTKNPTWSHKFNKVVDFPATLEIMAKKDVSDVVPISHSLPSLSRMTQLISPPPPLLPPPSAATSFKAYEYFWRSKSTDAGRFINPKIPSTPQAASFKNSKIDAAKAFDQYQEMTPHMKGHNIEYFVPYFRGCNKEPRRSLPISEAHWIATS from the coding sequence ATGTCAATGAAACAGGGAATTGTCACAATTCTTGGCTCGGATTGTGAAAAAAACATTGCAGCctccatcagaagaaatctctCAGCTGATATGTCTTCCAAGAAATGGCTGGAGCAAAATGAGTTGTTCTCCCCGGTGAAAAAGATGGCTTCTTCGGAAGAAGCAGTTCCTCTTACCCCGGATCATGAttcttcatcattttcatctgaaggtgaagaagaatgtgaaaggATTAATAATAATCCAGGACGAGACGATGTTTGGAGGATGATTCTGTCTCACAAAGAGGTGCAGAAACCAGAAAATTTGGATGTTAATTGGGGTACAATTCTTACTCAAAAGAGTGAAAGTTCAGTATGCAATCTGCCACGACCACCTTATGTTCATCCCCTCGTGAAAAGATCAGCAAGTGCTATGAGTGACAAGAGTCTCGAGATTTGCACAGAGAGTCTGGGATCAGAGACAGGGTCTGATGGGTACTCGACGTGCCTGAATTCAGAGTTTTTGGGCGATGGAGATGAAGTTAAGGAAGAGAGAACAAGAGTAGGAAAAGAATGTACCAAAGAGCCGAATCCCTTCGAGGATTTTCATGTTGTCAAGTATAAAAGTTGCCCCTCTCGACCTATTCCACCGCCACTTTCGTCCATTTCTGGTGGCGATGGTGTTTCACTCCACATTCGTTCCCACCGGAAAAAAGGTAGGCTGGTTCTTGAAGCTGTTGCTGTTCCTCCAAGAAAGTATTTCCACGCTCAACGTGGAGATGGAAGGCTTGTTTTGAGTTTGATCAATTCTCCTACTTCACAGCTAGAAAATGAAGTGGGGGGAAATAAAGTTGACgaatttgaaaaagtttttgttCATATGGAAGAAGTTGATGACAATATCAAGGAGGCGGTAGCCAGGGTTGACGATGATGATAATGAAGAGGAAGACCCTGAATTTTTCAAGGAGCAGAACTCAAAATCATTACCAAATCAAATTATGAGCGTGGATAAATCAGCCGTCACGATGCAAAATCTAACGGGGTTGGGCACTAAGAATCCAACTTGGTCTCACAAGTTCAACAAAGTCGTCGACTTCCCAGCTACATTAGAAATTATGGCAAAAAAGGATGTTTCGGACGTTGTACCAATCTCGCACTCACTTCCATCACTTTCACGCATGACTCAGCTCATctcgccgccgccgccgctgtTGCCACCACCATCTGCTGCCACCTCGTTCAAGGCTTACGAGTACTTCTGGCGAAGCAAGAGCACTGATGCTGGCCGTTTCATTAATCCGAAGATCCCCTCAACCCCACAAGCTGCATCCTTCAAAAACAGCAAGATTGATGCAGCAAAGGCATTTGATCAATATCAAGAAATGACACCACACATGAAAGGACACAACATAGAGTACTTTGTTCCTTATTTCAGGGGTTGCAATAAGGAGCCGAGAAGATCTCTACCGATAAGTGAGGCACACTGGATTGCCACATCCTAA
- the LOC140969254 gene encoding protein IQ-DOMAIN 5-like isoform X3, with the protein MGVSKKWVKALLGLRRSDKSTTSEKDDNKSGSIGKYWHQRKQSVKIDNNIPVDELDQTIAVDIEGANLQSISDSTSSASNSLQVKNAAQIRQNEIEEWAAICIQTAFRGFLAKRALRALKGLVRLQALVRGHAVRKQAAITLRCMQALVRVQARVRARRVRMALESQSAQQKLQQLEHDARVKEIEDGWCDGVGSFEEIQTKLLKRKEAAAKRERAMAYALANQWQANSRQQAASSGFEPDKNNWSWNWLERWMAVRPWENRFLNINMKDGGNTSDDDPADAKNVLTTRLNSSNKKLTTDMGNAKHGTRLSNNSNSAHEKKASHPNGCSSSPNNPASMLQKPVLFSSSKSCKAVLEDVVEEASSSSNVGLRSQSNPKERSSLNKKQGNKRLSLPAGVAGNVARPTKQLSKTAVKRSPTAPKPVKGGTKSSAIDVKPSNCSPQDDH; encoded by the exons ATGGGTGTCTCAAAAAAATGGGTCAAGGCTTTACTGGGCTTAAGGAGATCCGATAAATCGACAACTTCAGAAAAGGATGACAAT AAATCAGGGAGCATCGGCAAGTATTGGCACCAAAGAAAGCAGTCGGTTAAGATTGATAACAATATACCTGTAGATGAGTTGGACCAAACTATTGCTGTGGATATTGAAGGAGCCAACCTCCAATCAATTTCTGATTCAACCAGCTCCGCGTCTAATTCCCTTCAGGTTAAAAATGCAGCTCAAATTCGACAGAACGAGATAGAAGAATGGGCAGCTATTTGCATCCAAACAGCCTTTAGAGGGTTCCTG GCTAAACGAGCTTTGCGTGCTTTAAAAGGATTGGTGAGACTTCAAGCTCTTGTCAGGGGTCATGCTGTCAGAAAGCAAGCTGCTATTACACTCCGTTGTATGCAAGCTTTAGTAAGAGTTCAGGCTCGTGTTCGTGCAAGGCGTGTCCGAATGGCATTAGAGAGTCAGTCTGCACAACAGAAACTACAACAACTTGAACATGATGCTCGTGTTAAGGAAATTGAA GACGGATGGTGTGACGGGGTTGGATCTTTTGAAGAAATTCAGACCAAATTGTTGAAAAGGAAGGAGGCAGCTGCTAAGCGTGAAAGAGCGATGGCATATGCTTTAGCTAATCAG TGGCAGGCAAATTCAAGACAGCAAGCAGCATCTTCTGGTTTTGAACCAGATAAAAACAACTGGAGTTGGAATTGGTTGGAAAGATGGATGGCTGTTCGGCCATGGGAGAATCGGTTCCTAAATATTAATATGAAAGATGGAGGGAATACTAGTGATGATGATCCAGCTGATGCAAAAAATGTGCTCACAACTCGGTTAAATTCCTCTAACAAGAAACTCACAACAGATATGGGAAATGCGAAACATGGCACTCGCTTAAGCAATAATTCAAATTCCGCGCATGAAAAAAAGGCTTCTCATCCTAATGGCTGTAGTTCTTCACCAAACAATCCAGCAAGCATGCTGCAAAAACCAGTTCTATTTTCTTCCAGTAAGTCATGTAAGGCTGTTCTTGAGGATGTAGTTGAGGAAGCTTCCTCAAGCTCCAATGTTGGTTTGAGGTCACAAAGCAATCCTAAAGAGCGATCTAGCCTCAACAAAAAACAAGGAAACAAGCGACTTTCTCTACCTGCTGGTG TTGCAGGTAACGTGGCTCGACCGACCAAGCAATTGAGTAAAACTGCTGTTAAAAGGTCTCCTACTGCTCCGAAGCCTGTGAAGGGCGGAACCAAATCGAGTGCTATTGATGTAAAGCCCTCAAATTGTAGTCCTCAGGATGATCATTAG
- the LOC140969254 gene encoding protein IQ-DOMAIN 5-like isoform X2: MPVHGLTEMGVSKKWVKALLGLRRSDKSTTSEKDDNKSGSIGKYWHQRKQSVKIDNNIPVDELDQTIAVDIEGANLQSISDSTSSASNSLQVKNAAQIRQNEIEEWAAICIQTAFRGFLAKRALRALKGLVRLQALVRGHAVRKQAAITLRCMQALVRVQARVRARRVRMALESQSAQQKLQQLEHDARVKEIEDGWCDGVGSFEEIQTKLLKRKEAAAKRERAMAYALANQWQANSRQQAASSGFEPDKNNWSWNWLERWMAVRPWENRFLNINMKDGGNTSDDDPADAKNVLTTRLNSSNKKLTTDMGNAKHGTRLSNNSNSAHEKKASHPNGCSSSPNNPASMLQKPVLFSSSKSCKAVLEDVVEEASSSSNVGLRSQSNPKERSSLNKKQGNKRLSLPAGGNVARPTKQLSKTAVKRSPTAPKPVKGGTKSSAIDVKPSNCSPQDDH; the protein is encoded by the exons ATGCCAGTCcatg GTCTGACTGAAATGGGTGTCTCAAAAAAATGGGTCAAGGCTTTACTGGGCTTAAGGAGATCCGATAAATCGACAACTTCAGAAAAGGATGACAAT AAATCAGGGAGCATCGGCAAGTATTGGCACCAAAGAAAGCAGTCGGTTAAGATTGATAACAATATACCTGTAGATGAGTTGGACCAAACTATTGCTGTGGATATTGAAGGAGCCAACCTCCAATCAATTTCTGATTCAACCAGCTCCGCGTCTAATTCCCTTCAGGTTAAAAATGCAGCTCAAATTCGACAGAACGAGATAGAAGAATGGGCAGCTATTTGCATCCAAACAGCCTTTAGAGGGTTCCTG GCTAAACGAGCTTTGCGTGCTTTAAAAGGATTGGTGAGACTTCAAGCTCTTGTCAGGGGTCATGCTGTCAGAAAGCAAGCTGCTATTACACTCCGTTGTATGCAAGCTTTAGTAAGAGTTCAGGCTCGTGTTCGTGCAAGGCGTGTCCGAATGGCATTAGAGAGTCAGTCTGCACAACAGAAACTACAACAACTTGAACATGATGCTCGTGTTAAGGAAATTGAA GACGGATGGTGTGACGGGGTTGGATCTTTTGAAGAAATTCAGACCAAATTGTTGAAAAGGAAGGAGGCAGCTGCTAAGCGTGAAAGAGCGATGGCATATGCTTTAGCTAATCAG TGGCAGGCAAATTCAAGACAGCAAGCAGCATCTTCTGGTTTTGAACCAGATAAAAACAACTGGAGTTGGAATTGGTTGGAAAGATGGATGGCTGTTCGGCCATGGGAGAATCGGTTCCTAAATATTAATATGAAAGATGGAGGGAATACTAGTGATGATGATCCAGCTGATGCAAAAAATGTGCTCACAACTCGGTTAAATTCCTCTAACAAGAAACTCACAACAGATATGGGAAATGCGAAACATGGCACTCGCTTAAGCAATAATTCAAATTCCGCGCATGAAAAAAAGGCTTCTCATCCTAATGGCTGTAGTTCTTCACCAAACAATCCAGCAAGCATGCTGCAAAAACCAGTTCTATTTTCTTCCAGTAAGTCATGTAAGGCTGTTCTTGAGGATGTAGTTGAGGAAGCTTCCTCAAGCTCCAATGTTGGTTTGAGGTCACAAAGCAATCCTAAAGAGCGATCTAGCCTCAACAAAAAACAAGGAAACAAGCGACTTTCTCTACCTGCTGGTG GTAACGTGGCTCGACCGACCAAGCAATTGAGTAAAACTGCTGTTAAAAGGTCTCCTACTGCTCCGAAGCCTGTGAAGGGCGGAACCAAATCGAGTGCTATTGATGTAAAGCCCTCAAATTGTAGTCCTCAGGATGATCATTAG
- the LOC140969279 gene encoding E3 ubiquitin-protein ligase PUB24-like: protein MDELDIPQYFICPISLQIMKDPVTTISGITYDRESIDRWLLTAAAEGHSSAVCPVSKQLLPLMSSDLTPNHMLRRLIQAWCIANAKSGIERIPTPKSPVHKSVVFKLIRDVKSGNPLLHLNAIKKLDEFSKDKEKNQNAMAEAGVPRAMIFLILKIFKEGKTLFLEEALRILKLTWIPTEENKKIVEENFDFIHSLLWVLSSNDLENTSKIHALKMLKNVTEVAKTSLLERLKLNFFKEMASILHKNISPQDNKAVLHVLIQTSPFGMNRMKIVEAGAIFEVMELELNNLDKKTTELIFCLLANLCSCAEGRQQFLKHAGGIALAAKRLLRISPTTDDRALCIIESIARFAATQEVVLEMLRVSAVSKLCMILQADCAGYLKNKAKDILRLHNYAWSNSPCVQVYLLTYYTR from the coding sequence ATGGATGAACTCGATATACCCCAATATTTCATCTGCCCCATATCCCTCCAAATCATGAAGGATCCCGTCACCACCATCTCCGGCATCACCTACGACCGCGAAAGCATCGATCGATGGCTTCTCACCGCCGCGGCGGAAGGCCACTCCTCCGCCGTGTGTCCTGTCTCAAAGCAGCTCCTGCCTCTGATGAGCTCGGACTTGACTCCGAACCACATGCTCAGAAGATTGATCCAAGCCTGGTGCATTGCCAATGCTAAAAGTGGGATCGAACGAATCCCGACTCCGAAATCTCCCGTTCACAAATCTGTAGTATTCAAACTCATCCGCGATGTGAAAAGCGGGAACCCTTTGTTGCATTTGAATGCTATTAAGAAGTTGGATGAGTTTTCCAAAGATAAAGAAAAGAACCAGAATGCCATGGCGGAAGCAGGAGTACCAAGAGCGATGATTTTTCTAATCTTGAAGATATTTAAAGAAGGTAAAACCCTATTTCTTGAAGAAGCTTTGAGGATCCTGAAACTAACATGGATTCCAACAGAGGAAAACAAGAAGATTGTTGAGGAAAACTTTGACTTCATCCATTCTCTTTTGTGGGTTTTGAGCAGTAATGATCTAGAAAATACTTCCAAGATTCATGCTCTTAAAATGTTGAAAAATGTGACAGAAGTTGCGAAGACCAGTCTCCTGGAAAGATTAAAGCTCAATTTCTTCAAAGAAATGGCGAGTATCCTTCACAAGAACATATCTCCACAAGACAACAAAGCTGTTCTCCATGTTCTCATACAAACTTCCCCGTTCGGAATGAACAGAATGAAAATTGTGGAAGCCGGCGCCATATTCGAAGTTATGGAACTCGAGCTAAACAATCTCGATAAAAAAACCACAGAGCTTATCTTCTGTCTGTTGGCAAACTTGTGTTCCTGTGCAGAAGGCCGGCAGCAGTTTCTAAAGCACGCCGGTGGGATTGCGTTGGCTGCAAAACGGTTGCTGAGGATTTCTCCGACAACTGATGATCGAGCACTTTGCATAATTGAATCGATTGCTCGATTTGCAGCCACTCAAGAGGTGGTTTTGGAGATGTTAAGGGTGAGTGCTGTGTCGAAATTGTGCATGATTCTTCAGGCAGATTGTGCTGGTTATTTGAAGAATAAAGCCAAGGATATTCTGAGGTTGCATAATTATGCTTGGAGTAATTCGCCTTGCGTTCAAGTTTATCTTTTAACTTATTATACCCGATGA
- the LOC140969254 gene encoding protein IQ-DOMAIN 5-like isoform X1: MPVHGLTEMGVSKKWVKALLGLRRSDKSTTSEKDDNKSGSIGKYWHQRKQSVKIDNNIPVDELDQTIAVDIEGANLQSISDSTSSASNSLQVKNAAQIRQNEIEEWAAICIQTAFRGFLAKRALRALKGLVRLQALVRGHAVRKQAAITLRCMQALVRVQARVRARRVRMALESQSAQQKLQQLEHDARVKEIEDGWCDGVGSFEEIQTKLLKRKEAAAKRERAMAYALANQWQANSRQQAASSGFEPDKNNWSWNWLERWMAVRPWENRFLNINMKDGGNTSDDDPADAKNVLTTRLNSSNKKLTTDMGNAKHGTRLSNNSNSAHEKKASHPNGCSSSPNNPASMLQKPVLFSSSKSCKAVLEDVVEEASSSSNVGLRSQSNPKERSSLNKKQGNKRLSLPAGVAGNVARPTKQLSKTAVKRSPTAPKPVKGGTKSSAIDVKPSNCSPQDDH; the protein is encoded by the exons ATGCCAGTCcatg GTCTGACTGAAATGGGTGTCTCAAAAAAATGGGTCAAGGCTTTACTGGGCTTAAGGAGATCCGATAAATCGACAACTTCAGAAAAGGATGACAAT AAATCAGGGAGCATCGGCAAGTATTGGCACCAAAGAAAGCAGTCGGTTAAGATTGATAACAATATACCTGTAGATGAGTTGGACCAAACTATTGCTGTGGATATTGAAGGAGCCAACCTCCAATCAATTTCTGATTCAACCAGCTCCGCGTCTAATTCCCTTCAGGTTAAAAATGCAGCTCAAATTCGACAGAACGAGATAGAAGAATGGGCAGCTATTTGCATCCAAACAGCCTTTAGAGGGTTCCTG GCTAAACGAGCTTTGCGTGCTTTAAAAGGATTGGTGAGACTTCAAGCTCTTGTCAGGGGTCATGCTGTCAGAAAGCAAGCTGCTATTACACTCCGTTGTATGCAAGCTTTAGTAAGAGTTCAGGCTCGTGTTCGTGCAAGGCGTGTCCGAATGGCATTAGAGAGTCAGTCTGCACAACAGAAACTACAACAACTTGAACATGATGCTCGTGTTAAGGAAATTGAA GACGGATGGTGTGACGGGGTTGGATCTTTTGAAGAAATTCAGACCAAATTGTTGAAAAGGAAGGAGGCAGCTGCTAAGCGTGAAAGAGCGATGGCATATGCTTTAGCTAATCAG TGGCAGGCAAATTCAAGACAGCAAGCAGCATCTTCTGGTTTTGAACCAGATAAAAACAACTGGAGTTGGAATTGGTTGGAAAGATGGATGGCTGTTCGGCCATGGGAGAATCGGTTCCTAAATATTAATATGAAAGATGGAGGGAATACTAGTGATGATGATCCAGCTGATGCAAAAAATGTGCTCACAACTCGGTTAAATTCCTCTAACAAGAAACTCACAACAGATATGGGAAATGCGAAACATGGCACTCGCTTAAGCAATAATTCAAATTCCGCGCATGAAAAAAAGGCTTCTCATCCTAATGGCTGTAGTTCTTCACCAAACAATCCAGCAAGCATGCTGCAAAAACCAGTTCTATTTTCTTCCAGTAAGTCATGTAAGGCTGTTCTTGAGGATGTAGTTGAGGAAGCTTCCTCAAGCTCCAATGTTGGTTTGAGGTCACAAAGCAATCCTAAAGAGCGATCTAGCCTCAACAAAAAACAAGGAAACAAGCGACTTTCTCTACCTGCTGGTG TTGCAGGTAACGTGGCTCGACCGACCAAGCAATTGAGTAAAACTGCTGTTAAAAGGTCTCCTACTGCTCCGAAGCCTGTGAAGGGCGGAACCAAATCGAGTGCTATTGATGTAAAGCCCTCAAATTGTAGTCCTCAGGATGATCATTAG